The following DNA comes from Candidatus Methanoperedens sp..
AAGAACATGTGATGCTGGGCAAACAAAATGGGTTTGTGCAATCAGGTCATGGAAAACCAGCACCTTTAAAACGCTTAAAAAAAGGTGATCGAATAATATTTTATTCACCCAAAACATCCCTGGAAAATGGAGAACCCCTTAAATCATTTACCGCTATTGCCTCAATCATTGATGATAAAATATATCAAGTAGAATTAAGTGATGATTTTAAACCATATCGAATAAATGCTCAATACGAGGATTGCAATGAAGTTAAAATTGAACCTTTAATTGAGAATTTAAATTTTATTAAAAATAAGAAATCATGGGGTTATATGTTCAAGTTTGGATTATTTAAAATTGATAAACGAGATTTTGATTTAATTTATTCAAAAATGAAAATTTAAGGGAAGATTCCATCCAATAATTTCAAAGACATTATTACAGTTCTGGCCGAATGTTTAAATGATAAGACTAATCAAAATCCTAAGAAATTTGAAAATATACTACTTACAATTCAAATCGGCTTTAAGGAGACGTTTTATAATCTTATTTGATGAAACAGAAGGAAGTTTGCTCACACTGCCACACCAATAGTAGAAGTGAATTTATTTGGCGAATGTAAGGATGCAGCAAAATCATTTAAAATTCCCAGAGCTTTGGCATTCTCAAGATATAATTCAACAGCCTCTTTCAGGTT
Coding sequences within:
- a CDS encoding EVE domain-containing protein, with product MENQKFWINTISKEHVMLGKQNGFVQSGHGKPAPLKRLKKGDRIIFYSPKTSLENGEPLKSFTAIASIIDDKIYQVELSDDFKPYRINAQYEDCNEVKIEPLIENLNFIKNKKSWGYMFKFGLFKIDKRDFDLIYSKMKI